The Myxococcota bacterium genome has a segment encoding these proteins:
- a CDS encoding DUF5916 domain-containing protein, with amino-acid sequence MRCATAARALRPRVAAVRDRTAPLVAVAVAVAVAALALAARAAVGATADGGAPPRVEIARIAPSEAPRIDGRLDDPVWTRAARIADFVQVEPVEGAPASQATDVRLATDGRTLFVGVRCFDDQPERIVAQLLARDVVLGEDDLVSIALSPFHDRRTGYLFQVNALGARRDALVEDQAQRVEWDGIWRAKARIDARGWTAEIAIPFATVAFERGEEVWGLNVQRVIRRDLEIVRWASHDVDRRFIHFIEMGELAGMRDLEQGLGIDAIPTATARVRDDPGNTGRSTFSFDPSLDVFVKPSPRVTGVVTVNTDFSETEVDDFAVNLTRFPLFFPEKRDFFLQDAGIFDFGGLADAANGRPFYSRRIGLAPNGEPVDLWGGTKWTGRVGRVSFGLLDVQQRSFRRADASGAIDRVGSQNLGVARATVDVLEESRIGAIATVGHPHRDLDAWLVGADWLFRTSRLFGDQQLDQRLWILKSDTEGAGGRDLAWGARIAYPNDAVSFSLEYRELQERFAPALGRAPRPGTRSYGGSLQLRQRTEGALRFVEGGASAGLFTDLDNVAQTRDVDAFAAVEGRIGDRLELRYAQRFDRVPATTPAFAVAGVPVAPGDYTWHSGALVATSAAARPLQVTLLVGAGAFYDGERYDVEPSLVARAGPHWVLALAMRNVWVELPAGSGTVRTASARLGWQPTPDFLWSTLVQWRDDSDRVGIQSRAQWIVTPGREVYFVLTQDVLDVDADPRRGPTVAVAKLGWTFRF; translated from the coding sequence GTGCGGTGCGCGACCGCCGCGCGCGCGCTGCGCCCGCGCGTCGCGGCCGTGCGCGATCGCACGGCCCCGCTCGTGGCCGTGGCCGTGGCCGTGGCCGTGGCCGCGCTCGCGCTCGCCGCGCGCGCCGCGGTCGGCGCGACCGCGGACGGCGGTGCGCCGCCGCGCGTCGAGATCGCGCGCATCGCGCCGTCCGAGGCGCCGCGCATCGACGGGCGCCTCGACGACCCGGTCTGGACGCGCGCGGCGCGCATCGCCGACTTCGTGCAGGTCGAGCCCGTCGAGGGCGCGCCCGCGAGCCAGGCGACCGACGTCCGCCTCGCGACCGACGGCCGCACGCTCTTCGTCGGTGTGCGCTGCTTCGACGACCAGCCCGAGCGCATCGTGGCCCAGCTCCTCGCGCGCGACGTCGTGCTCGGCGAGGACGATCTCGTCAGCATCGCGCTCTCGCCGTTCCACGACCGCCGCACCGGGTACCTGTTCCAGGTGAACGCGCTCGGCGCGCGGCGCGACGCGCTCGTCGAGGACCAGGCGCAGCGCGTCGAGTGGGACGGCATCTGGCGCGCGAAGGCGCGCATCGACGCGCGCGGCTGGACGGCCGAGATCGCGATCCCGTTCGCGACGGTCGCGTTCGAGCGCGGCGAGGAGGTCTGGGGGCTCAACGTCCAGCGCGTGATCCGTCGCGACCTCGAGATCGTGCGCTGGGCGTCGCACGACGTGGACCGCCGCTTCATCCACTTCATCGAGATGGGCGAGCTCGCCGGGATGCGCGACCTCGAGCAGGGCCTCGGCATCGACGCCATCCCGACGGCGACCGCGCGCGTGCGCGACGACCCGGGCAACACGGGCCGCTCGACGTTCTCGTTCGATCCGTCGCTCGACGTCTTCGTGAAGCCGTCGCCGCGCGTGACGGGCGTCGTCACCGTGAACACGGACTTCTCGGAGACGGAGGTCGACGACTTCGCCGTCAACCTGACGCGCTTTCCGCTCTTCTTCCCGGAGAAGCGCGACTTCTTCCTGCAGGACGCCGGGATCTTCGACTTCGGCGGGCTCGCCGACGCGGCGAACGGCCGCCCGTTCTACTCGCGGCGCATCGGGCTCGCGCCGAACGGCGAGCCCGTCGACCTGTGGGGCGGCACGAAGTGGACGGGGCGCGTGGGGCGCGTGAGCTTCGGGCTGCTCGACGTGCAGCAGCGCTCGTTCCGGCGCGCGGACGCCTCCGGCGCGATCGACCGCGTCGGCTCGCAGAACCTGGGCGTCGCCCGCGCGACGGTCGACGTGCTCGAGGAGTCGCGCATCGGCGCGATCGCGACGGTCGGACACCCGCACCGCGACCTCGACGCGTGGCTCGTCGGCGCGGACTGGCTCTTCCGCACGAGCCGGCTCTTCGGCGACCAGCAGCTCGACCAGCGCCTGTGGATCCTGAAGAGCGACACCGAGGGCGCGGGCGGTCGCGACCTCGCGTGGGGCGCGCGCATCGCGTATCCGAACGACGCCGTGAGCTTCTCGCTCGAGTACCGCGAGCTGCAGGAGCGCTTCGCGCCCGCGCTCGGCCGCGCGCCGCGGCCCGGCACCCGCAGCTACGGCGGCTCCCTGCAGCTGCGCCAGCGCACGGAGGGCGCGCTGCGCTTCGTCGAGGGCGGCGCGAGCGCGGGCCTCTTCACCGACCTCGACAACGTCGCGCAGACGCGCGACGTCGACGCGTTCGCGGCCGTCGAGGGCCGCATCGGCGACCGGCTCGAGCTTCGCTATGCGCAGCGATTCGATCGGGTTCCGGCGACGACGCCGGCCTTCGCGGTCGCCGGCGTCCCCGTCGCACCCGGCGACTACACGTGGCACTCCGGCGCGCTCGTGGCGACGAGCGCGGCCGCGCGTCCCTTGCAGGTGACGCTGCTCGTCGGCGCCGGCGCGTTCTACGACGGCGAGCGCTACGACGTCGAGCCGTCGCTCGTCGCGCGGGCCGGCCCGCACTGGGTGCTCGCGCTCGCGATGCGCAACGTGTGGGTCGAGCTGCCGGCCGGGTCGGGCACGGTGCGCACGGCGAGTGCGCGCCTCGGCTGGCAGCCGACGCCCGACTTCCTCTGGAGCACGCTCGTGCAGTGGCGCGACGACTCGGACCGCGTCGGCATCCAGTCGCGCGCGCAGTGGATCGTGACGCCCGGGCGCGAGGTGTACTTCGTGCTCACGCAGGACGTGCTCGACGTCGATGCGGACCCGCGCCGCGGCCCGACGGTCGCGGTCGCCAAGCTCGGCTGGACGTTCCGCTTCTGA
- a CDS encoding M3 family metallopeptidase, translating to MRSSEPAADANVASSGAPNPLLERGELPRFDRVAPEHVEPGVRAMLAAQTEAFEALESALADGAPATWETVVEPLERIHDAFGWVWGVVGHLMGVRNSEALRAAHEAVQPEVVEFGLRLAQSRPLYDALRALREGAAWPQLDGAQRRIVESLLRDARHAGVGLEGAARERFNAIARELAELTTHFSNHVLDATRAFSLELAAPGDVEGLPDAWREGAAQAAREAGAEGATAEAGPWRVTLDAPSYVPFLEHSPRRDLRERLYRAYVTRASEGSLDNAPLIERILALRGESARLLGFATFAELSLDAKMAPDVAGVERLLEQLRRASLPAAERDLADLRAFAAERGAAEASSLALWDVPYWAERLREHRYAYSEEELRPYFPLPRVLDGLFRLAERLFDVRIAPADGEAPVWHADVRFFRVRDAAGAPIAAFYLDPYSRPAEKRGGAWMDECVARARVAGESGDALRLPVAHLVCNQTRPVGAKPSLMSFDEVLTLFHEFGHGLQHMLTRVDHGLASGIRNIEWDAVELPSQFMENWCYHRDTLVGLSGHVETGEPLPDALFEKLRAARTYRAGSDMLRQLYFALTDLALHHRESPGEAGGETPFDVQRRIARATTVLPPLPEDRFLCSFGHIFAGGYAAGYYSYKWAEVLSADAFAAFEEAGLETDDALHATGARFRDTVLALGGSRPPMEVFVAFRGREPRTEALLRHAGLEAA from the coding sequence ATGCGCTCGTCCGAACCCGCTGCGGACGCGAACGTCGCCTCGAGCGGCGCGCCCAACCCGCTGCTCGAGCGCGGCGAGCTCCCGCGCTTCGACCGCGTCGCGCCCGAGCACGTCGAGCCCGGCGTGCGCGCGATGCTCGCCGCGCAGACCGAGGCCTTCGAGGCGCTCGAGTCCGCGCTCGCCGACGGCGCGCCGGCCACCTGGGAGACGGTCGTCGAGCCGCTCGAGCGCATCCACGACGCATTCGGCTGGGTCTGGGGCGTCGTCGGGCATCTGATGGGCGTGCGGAACAGCGAGGCGCTGCGCGCCGCGCACGAGGCCGTGCAGCCCGAGGTCGTCGAGTTCGGCCTGCGCCTCGCGCAGAGCCGCCCGCTCTACGACGCGCTGCGCGCGCTGCGCGAAGGCGCGGCGTGGCCGCAGCTCGACGGCGCGCAGCGGCGCATCGTCGAGAGCCTGCTTCGCGACGCGCGGCACGCGGGCGTCGGCCTCGAGGGCGCGGCGCGCGAGCGCTTCAACGCGATCGCGCGCGAGCTCGCCGAGCTCACCACGCACTTCAGCAACCACGTGCTCGACGCGACGCGCGCGTTCTCGCTCGAGCTCGCGGCGCCGGGCGACGTCGAGGGGCTGCCGGACGCGTGGCGCGAAGGGGCGGCGCAGGCGGCGCGCGAGGCCGGCGCGGAGGGCGCGACCGCCGAGGCCGGCCCGTGGCGCGTGACGCTCGACGCACCGAGCTACGTGCCCTTCCTCGAGCACTCGCCGCGGCGCGACCTGCGCGAGCGTCTCTACCGCGCGTACGTGACGCGCGCGAGCGAGGGAAGCCTCGACAACGCGCCGCTGATCGAGCGCATCCTCGCGCTGCGCGGCGAGTCGGCGCGGCTGCTCGGCTTCGCGACGTTCGCCGAGCTGTCGCTCGACGCGAAGATGGCGCCCGACGTCGCGGGCGTGGAGCGGCTGCTCGAGCAGCTGCGGCGCGCGTCGCTCCCGGCCGCGGAGCGCGACCTCGCCGACCTGCGCGCCTTCGCCGCCGAGCGCGGCGCCGCGGAGGCGTCGTCGCTCGCGCTGTGGGACGTCCCGTACTGGGCCGAGCGGCTGCGCGAGCATCGCTATGCGTACTCCGAGGAGGAGCTGCGCCCGTACTTCCCGCTCCCGCGCGTGCTCGACGGACTCTTCCGGCTGGCCGAGCGGTTGTTCGACGTGCGCATCGCGCCGGCCGACGGCGAGGCGCCCGTCTGGCACGCGGACGTGCGCTTCTTCCGCGTGCGCGACGCGGCGGGCGCGCCGATCGCCGCGTTCTACCTCGACCCGTACAGCCGTCCGGCGGAGAAGCGCGGCGGCGCGTGGATGGACGAGTGCGTCGCGCGCGCGCGCGTCGCGGGCGAGAGCGGCGACGCGCTGCGCCTTCCGGTCGCGCACCTCGTCTGCAACCAGACGCGGCCGGTCGGTGCGAAGCCCTCGCTCATGAGCTTCGACGAGGTGCTCACGCTCTTCCACGAGTTCGGCCACGGCCTGCAGCACATGCTCACGCGCGTCGACCACGGGCTCGCCTCGGGCATCCGCAACATCGAGTGGGACGCGGTCGAGCTGCCGAGCCAGTTCATGGAGAACTGGTGCTACCACCGCGACACGCTGGTCGGCCTGTCGGGCCACGTCGAGACGGGCGAGCCGCTGCCCGACGCGCTCTTCGAGAAGCTCCGCGCCGCGCGCACGTACCGCGCGGGGAGCGACATGCTGCGGCAGCTCTACTTCGCACTCACCGATCTCGCGCTGCACCACCGCGAGTCGCCGGGCGAGGCGGGCGGCGAGACGCCCTTCGACGTGCAGCGGCGCATCGCGCGCGCGACGACCGTCCTGCCGCCGCTTCCCGAGGACCGCTTCCTGTGCAGCTTCGGCCACATCTTCGCGGGTGGCTATGCGGCCGGGTACTACAGCTACAAGTGGGCCGAGGTGCTGTCGGCCGACGCGTTCGCCGCGTTCGAGGAGGCGGGGCTCGAGACCGACGACGCCCTCCACGCGACCGGCGCGCGCTTCCGCGACACGGTGCTCGCACTCGGCGGGAGCCGGCCGCCGATGGAGGTCTTCGTCGCGTTCCGCGGCCGCGAGCCGCGCACCGAAGCGCTGCTCCGCCACGCGGGGCTCGAGGCCGCCTGA
- a CDS encoding MGMT family protein, with protein sequence MERRAPRDPRAAVYERIYAVVRRIPRGRVATYGQVASLAGLGDHARQVGYALHRLAASASVPWQRVVNRRGEVSARAVAGMERVQRALLESEGVRFDANGRIDLARQQWRPRAERGGTPRGRRT encoded by the coding sequence ATGGAGCGGCGCGCGCCGCGCGACCCGCGGGCCGCGGTGTACGAGCGCATCTACGCCGTCGTGCGGCGCATCCCGCGCGGGCGCGTGGCGACCTACGGACAGGTGGCGTCGCTCGCCGGCCTCGGCGACCACGCGCGACAGGTCGGCTACGCGCTGCACCGGCTCGCCGCGTCCGCGTCGGTGCCGTGGCAGCGCGTCGTGAACCGGCGCGGCGAGGTGAGCGCGCGCGCGGTGGCGGGGATGGAGCGCGTGCAGCGCGCGCTGCTCGAATCCGAAGGCGTGCGCTTCGACGCGAACGGGCGCATCGATCTCGCGCGGCAGCAGTGGCGGCCGCGCGCCGAGCGCGGCGGCACGCCGCGGGGAAGGCGCACGTGA
- a CDS encoding DCC1-like thiol-disulfide oxidoreductase family protein — protein sequence MPATGAADASGTGVSHDASARGVRDVAAHLPERIVFFDAVCGFCDAAVQALLARDPDGRLHFAPLQGEAAAALRAARPDAFPPGIDTFVYAARERGALRVRVRSEAALAVARELGVAPRAIALLALVPRPLLDLAYRAFAAVRYRVFGRLDACRVPTPAERARFLD from the coding sequence ATGCCTGCCACGGGCGCCGCCGACGCGAGCGGAACGGGCGTCTCGCACGACGCGAGCGCACGCGGCGTGCGCGACGTCGCGGCGCACCTTCCCGAGCGCATCGTCTTCTTCGACGCCGTGTGCGGCTTCTGCGACGCCGCCGTGCAGGCGCTCCTCGCGCGCGACCCGGACGGCCGGCTGCACTTCGCGCCGCTCCAGGGCGAGGCCGCCGCCGCGCTCCGCGCGGCGCGTCCCGATGCCTTCCCGCCCGGCATCGACACGTTCGTGTACGCCGCGCGCGAGCGCGGAGCGCTGCGCGTGCGCGTGCGCTCGGAGGCCGCGCTCGCGGTCGCGCGCGAGCTCGGCGTCGCGCCGCGCGCCATCGCGCTGCTGGCGCTCGTGCCGCGCCCGCTCCTCGACCTCGCCTACCGCGCGTTCGCCGCGGTCCGCTATCGCGTCTTCGGCAGGCTCGATGCATGTCGGGTTCCCACGCCGGCAGAGCGCGCGCGCTTCCTCGACTGA
- a CDS encoding thioredoxin domain-containing protein, protein MADETNGAGGSRAGAAGSGGATIAAALVVALAVLGAGWWVADAVARATDAMGDLELAVADLSEQLDGAQRGAAPSQARAARPSDDRRYEVRTEGAPSWGPETAKVTVVEFSDFECPYCARVYPTLQRLRQEYGDDLRVVFKHLPLPMHRRARGAHAAAIAADRQGRFWEMHNRMFEHQRLLSDAQYADWAREIGLDVDAFEAARTSSEVAATIDRDLAEAEALGVSGTPAFFINGRFLSGAQPYASFKRVVDEALGSEG, encoded by the coding sequence GTGGCGGACGAGACCAACGGGGCGGGCGGTTCGCGCGCGGGCGCGGCGGGCAGCGGCGGCGCGACGATCGCCGCGGCACTCGTCGTCGCGCTCGCGGTCCTCGGTGCCGGCTGGTGGGTCGCCGACGCCGTCGCGCGGGCGACCGACGCGATGGGCGACCTCGAGCTCGCGGTCGCCGACCTCAGCGAGCAGCTCGACGGCGCGCAGCGCGGCGCGGCGCCGTCGCAGGCGCGCGCCGCCCGGCCGAGCGACGATCGCCGCTACGAAGTGCGCACCGAGGGAGCACCGTCCTGGGGGCCGGAGACGGCCAAGGTCACGGTGGTCGAGTTCTCGGACTTCGAGTGCCCGTACTGCGCGCGCGTATACCCGACGCTCCAGCGGCTGCGCCAGGAGTACGGCGACGACCTGCGCGTCGTGTTCAAGCACCTCCCGCTCCCGATGCACCGGCGCGCGCGCGGCGCGCACGCGGCCGCGATCGCCGCGGACCGGCAGGGCCGGTTCTGGGAGATGCACAACCGGATGTTCGAGCACCAGCGCCTGCTCTCGGACGCGCAGTACGCGGACTGGGCGCGCGAGATCGGCCTCGACGTCGACGCCTTCGAAGCGGCGCGCACGTCGAGCGAGGTCGCCGCGACGATCGACCGCGACCTCGCGGAGGCCGAGGCGCTCGGCGTGAGCGGCACGCCCGCCTTCTTCATCAACGGCCGCTTCCTGTCCGGCGCGCAGCCGTACGCGAGCTTCAAGCGCGTGGTCGACGAGGCGCTCGGCAGCGAAGGCTAG
- a CDS encoding NAD(P)-dependent oxidoreductase, whose product MARDVLLGLDFGGGGVRCLALDARSRATWCEHRALAPLPAEPAGLGFALDLAGAERALADAVRACLARAGASARDVRGIACTSQRHTTVALDARGEVLLAAPNRDARAAGEGLRLAAEHGEALAARTGHWPLPIFTAARLLWMRAQAADAFARVAKVASLSEWMALRLCGELATDPTQAGETLLFDLAARSWSDDALARLGLARALFADVAEPGARLGALSDGAARALGLAPGTPVAAGVADTQAALLACGALAPGATAVVAGTTMPLQRAIASREPDPDARLWTGQHALPGLRVRESNAGPAGEALAWMAELLCGDVPTAVPALLALVRGAAPGAGGALSTVGASVMDARAQGLPFATLGFSPLALPRAGARAALARAALEGLACAIRANLDQLDALDPPANASDGEPPAIALTGGLARSATFAQVVADVADRAVDVAACREGSALGAALCAAVGAGLCASLDEAARTLVAPPARIAPRAELRDVHAELRAAWQRQRTARAGADAEAAGRAIAALLAGARRAPAAAAAERAPHILVTADLAPSGVERFAALGELEYASYRDAKRMLSGAALVDAAREADVLVTEIDVVAADAVAALPRLRVVASCRGDAVNVDVAACTLHGIPVLNAPGRNADAVADLAVAFALLLARRLPGATAFLRSGDVVAGDFGKMGQAFAAFRGRELSGLAIGLVGLGAVGRKVAERLRGFGGRVLATDPFADAEQAALVGAELVALDELLARADVVSLHAPVTDATRGLVDAAAIARMKPGAMLVNTARAALVDEDALADALERGHLGGAALDVFGVEPPGADHPLLRAPNVIATPHIGGNAVEVAAHQGAIIGADLERLLRGERPLHCLNPEVLDGFDWRAPRRTPSAAELEALRDAPPPAVTDLARDAKRAAPATRAAKTGAAATIAGAPPAAAAPSLPGDVLAALDRALDRFVAAIERDAAFAAAARSADATLAFRLTDADRRFAIALAGGVRAAVGEPPTPPDVELRLRAATLDGMFTGRLDAMSAAMQGDISFTGDATRAMALQQLQADLERLWREARAADAAALDRLAEGAPA is encoded by the coding sequence ATGGCCCGCGACGTCCTCCTCGGGCTCGACTTCGGCGGCGGCGGGGTCCGCTGCCTGGCCCTCGACGCGCGCTCGCGCGCGACGTGGTGCGAGCATCGCGCGCTCGCGCCGCTCCCGGCCGAGCCCGCGGGCCTCGGCTTCGCGCTCGATCTCGCCGGCGCCGAGCGCGCGCTCGCGGACGCCGTTCGCGCATGCCTCGCGCGCGCGGGCGCGAGCGCGCGCGACGTGCGCGGCATCGCGTGCACGAGCCAGCGCCACACGACGGTCGCGCTCGACGCGCGCGGCGAGGTGCTGCTCGCCGCGCCGAACCGCGACGCGCGCGCGGCCGGCGAGGGGCTCCGCCTCGCCGCCGAGCACGGCGAGGCGCTCGCCGCGCGGACGGGGCACTGGCCGCTGCCCATCTTCACCGCGGCGCGCCTGCTCTGGATGCGCGCGCAGGCCGCGGACGCGTTCGCGCGCGTCGCGAAGGTCGCGAGCCTCTCCGAGTGGATGGCGCTGCGCCTGTGCGGCGAGCTCGCGACCGACCCGACGCAGGCGGGCGAGACGCTGCTCTTCGATCTCGCGGCGCGGAGCTGGTCGGACGACGCGCTCGCGCGGCTCGGTCTGGCGCGCGCGCTCTTCGCCGACGTCGCCGAGCCCGGCGCGAGGCTCGGCGCGCTCTCCGATGGCGCCGCACGCGCACTGGGCCTCGCGCCCGGGACACCGGTCGCCGCGGGAGTCGCCGACACGCAGGCCGCCCTGCTCGCGTGCGGCGCGCTCGCCCCCGGCGCGACCGCGGTCGTCGCGGGCACGACGATGCCGCTCCAGCGCGCGATCGCTTCGCGCGAGCCCGACCCCGATGCGCGGCTCTGGACGGGACAACACGCCCTTCCGGGCCTCCGCGTGCGCGAGAGCAACGCCGGGCCGGCGGGCGAGGCGCTCGCATGGATGGCCGAGCTGCTCTGCGGCGACGTGCCGACCGCCGTGCCCGCGCTGCTCGCGCTCGTGCGCGGCGCGGCGCCCGGCGCCGGCGGCGCGCTCTCGACCGTCGGTGCGAGCGTGATGGACGCGCGCGCGCAGGGCCTCCCGTTCGCGACGCTCGGCTTCTCGCCGCTCGCGCTGCCGCGCGCGGGTGCGCGCGCCGCGCTCGCGCGCGCCGCGCTCGAGGGCCTCGCGTGCGCGATCCGCGCCAACCTCGACCAGCTCGACGCGCTCGACCCGCCCGCGAACGCGAGCGACGGCGAGCCGCCCGCGATCGCGCTGACCGGCGGCCTCGCGCGCAGCGCCACCTTCGCGCAGGTGGTCGCCGACGTCGCCGATCGCGCGGTCGACGTCGCGGCCTGCCGCGAGGGCAGCGCGCTCGGCGCCGCGCTGTGCGCGGCGGTCGGCGCCGGCCTCTGCGCGAGCCTCGACGAAGCGGCGCGCACGCTCGTCGCTCCGCCCGCGCGCATCGCTCCGCGCGCCGAGCTGCGCGACGTGCACGCCGAGCTCCGCGCCGCCTGGCAGCGCCAGCGCACTGCGCGCGCCGGCGCGGACGCGGAGGCCGCGGGGCGCGCGATCGCCGCGCTGCTCGCGGGCGCGCGGCGCGCGCCGGCGGCGGCGGCGGCCGAGCGCGCACCGCACATCCTCGTCACCGCCGACCTCGCCCCGAGCGGCGTCGAGCGATTCGCCGCGCTCGGCGAGCTCGAGTACGCGAGCTACCGCGACGCGAAGCGCATGCTGAGCGGCGCCGCGCTCGTCGACGCGGCGCGCGAGGCCGACGTGCTCGTGACCGAGATCGACGTCGTCGCCGCCGACGCCGTCGCCGCGCTCCCGCGCCTGCGCGTCGTCGCGAGCTGCCGCGGCGACGCGGTGAACGTCGACGTCGCCGCGTGCACGCTGCACGGCATCCCCGTGCTGAACGCGCCCGGCCGCAACGCGGACGCCGTCGCCGACCTCGCGGTCGCGTTCGCGCTCCTGCTCGCGCGCCGGCTCCCCGGCGCGACCGCCTTCCTGCGCAGCGGCGACGTCGTGGCCGGCGACTTCGGCAAGATGGGCCAGGCCTTCGCCGCCTTCCGGGGCCGCGAGCTGTCGGGCCTCGCCATCGGGCTCGTCGGTCTCGGCGCGGTCGGCCGCAAGGTCGCGGAACGCCTGCGCGGCTTCGGCGGGCGCGTGCTCGCGACCGATCCGTTCGCCGACGCCGAGCAGGCGGCGCTCGTCGGCGCCGAGCTCGTCGCGCTCGACGAGCTGCTCGCGCGCGCCGACGTCGTGAGCCTGCACGCGCCGGTGACGGACGCGACGCGGGGGCTCGTCGACGCCGCCGCGATCGCGCGCATGAAGCCCGGCGCGATGCTCGTCAACACGGCGCGCGCGGCGCTCGTCGACGAGGACGCGCTCGCCGACGCGCTCGAGCGCGGGCACCTCGGCGGCGCGGCGCTCGACGTGTTCGGCGTCGAGCCGCCCGGCGCCGACCACCCGCTGCTGCGCGCGCCGAACGTGATCGCGACGCCGCACATCGGCGGCAACGCGGTCGAGGTCGCCGCGCACCAGGGCGCGATCATCGGCGCCGACCTCGAGCGCCTCCTGCGCGGCGAGCGCCCGCTCCACTGCCTGAACCCCGAGGTGCTCGACGGCTTCGACTGGCGCGCGCCGCGGCGGACGCCGAGCGCGGCCGAGCTCGAGGCGCTGCGCGATGCGCCGCCGCCCGCCGTCACCGATCTCGCGCGCGACGCGAAGCGCGCGGCGCCCGCGACGCGGGCGGCGAAGACCGGCGCGGCCGCGACGATCGCCGGCGCGCCGCCCGCCGCCGCCGCGCCGTCGCTTCCCGGCGACGTGCTCGCGGCGCTCGACCGCGCGCTCGACCGCTTCGTCGCGGCCATCGAGCGCGACGCGGCGTTCGCGGCCGCGGCGCGGAGCGCCGACGCGACGCTCGCCTTCCGCCTCACGGATGCCGACCGCCGCTTCGCGATCGCGCTCGCGGGCGGGGTGCGCGCGGCCGTGGGCGAGCCGCCGACGCCGCCGGACGTCGAGCTGCGCCTCCGCGCCGCCACGCTCGACGGGATGTTCACCGGGCGCCTCGACGCGATGAGCGCCGCGATGCAGGGCGACATCTCGTTCACGGGCGACGCGACGCGCGCGATGGCCCTGCAGCAGCTGCAGGCCGACCTCGAGCGCCTCTGGCGCGAAGCGCGCGCGGCCGACGCCGCCGCGCTCGACCGCCTCGCCGAGGGTGCGCCCGCCTAG
- a CDS encoding cytochrome P450: MAQSADYDPFAEFDRAQGAGEVDDAYAIFAARRARGPIVEVDPAIAGPMAAVAGAGAPAFLEAVTYEAVQEVLRDGERFSSAAYGKTMGLVMGHSILEMDEPEHQRHRALLAQAFQKRALERWERDLVRPAIDRRIDSFAERGRVDLVSQLTFPFPVEVICGMIGVPESRHADFHRFAVELISIQIDIERGFAASGQLRTLFAELLEERRSAPRDDLVSVLAHAELDGERLDDESIFAFLRLLAPAGAETTYRSSSNLLCGLLAHPDQLDALRRDPSLVANAIDEGLRWECPLTGITRTATRDTEVCGVPIPRDASVLVNLGAANRDPAKFPDPDRFDIRRANARQHLAFAFGPHRCLGQHLAVMETRVLLEQLFARLPGLRSDPDAPPPHITGLMFRSPPSLPVAFDAA, encoded by the coding sequence ATGGCGCAGTCCGCTGACTACGATCCGTTCGCGGAGTTCGACCGCGCCCAGGGCGCCGGCGAGGTCGACGACGCCTACGCGATCTTCGCCGCGCGCCGCGCGCGCGGCCCCATCGTCGAGGTCGACCCCGCCATCGCCGGGCCGATGGCGGCCGTCGCGGGCGCCGGCGCGCCCGCCTTCCTCGAGGCCGTCACCTACGAGGCCGTGCAGGAGGTGCTGCGCGACGGCGAGCGCTTCTCGTCGGCCGCGTACGGGAAGACCATGGGGCTCGTGATGGGCCACTCGATCCTCGAGATGGACGAGCCCGAGCACCAGCGACACCGCGCGCTCCTCGCGCAGGCCTTCCAGAAGCGCGCGCTCGAACGCTGGGAGCGCGACCTCGTGCGGCCGGCGATCGACCGGCGCATCGACTCGTTCGCCGAGCGCGGGCGCGTCGACCTCGTCTCGCAGCTCACGTTCCCGTTCCCGGTCGAGGTCATCTGCGGAATGATCGGCGTGCCGGAGTCGCGCCACGCCGACTTCCACCGCTTCGCGGTCGAGCTGATCAGCATCCAGATCGACATCGAGCGCGGCTTCGCCGCGTCCGGCCAGCTGCGCACGCTCTTCGCCGAGCTGCTCGAGGAGCGGCGCAGCGCGCCCCGCGACGACCTCGTGAGCGTGCTCGCGCACGCCGAGCTCGACGGCGAGCGCCTCGACGACGAGTCGATCTTCGCGTTCCTGCGGCTGCTCGCGCCCGCCGGCGCCGAGACGACCTATCGCTCGTCGAGCAACCTCCTGTGCGGGCTGCTCGCGCACCCCGACCAGCTCGACGCGCTCCGCCGCGACCCGTCGCTCGTCGCGAACGCGATCGACGAGGGGCTCCGCTGGGAGTGCCCGCTCACGGGCATCACGCGCACCGCGACGCGCGACACCGAGGTGTGCGGCGTGCCCATCCCGCGCGACGCCTCCGTGCTCGTGAACCTCGGCGCCGCGAACCGCGACCCGGCCAAGTTCCCGGACCCCGACCGCTTCGACATCCGACGCGCGAACGCGCGCCAGCACCTCGCCTTCGCGTTCGGTCCGCATCGCTGCCTCGGCCAGCACCTCGCCGTGATGGAGACGCGCGTGCTGCTCGAGCAGCTGTTCGCGCGACTGCCCGGCCTGCGCAGCGACCCGGATGCGCCGCCGCCGCACATCACCGGCCTGATGTTCCGCTCGCCGCCGTCGCTGCCCGTGGCGTTCGACGCGGCGTGA